The region TTCTACCTCGTGGTCTTCGGCTCGCTGGTGGCCTTCAGCGCGTATGGCTACCTCTTGCGCCACGCGCGGCCCGCGCTGGCGACGAGCTACGCCTACGTCAACCCGGCGGTGGCGGTGCTGCTCGGCGTAGGGCTCGCGGGCGAGTCCCTGCGTCCCGTCACCTGGGTCGCCATGGCGACCATCCTCGTGTCGGTCATCCTGATCGCGCGCCGCAAGCGCTAGCCGCGCCGAATCGTTCAGCTCGCGGGTGGCGGCCCGTTGCCCAGGTGCGGCGAGGGCGCCACCGTCTCGCGCGGCAACCACACGTGGAAGGCGGAGCCCTTGCCCAGGACGCCCGCGGACTCCACCCAGATGCGTCCGCCGTGCTGCTCGACGATGCCCTGGCTGATGGTGAGCCCCAGGCCCAGGCCGCCGTACTTGCTGCCATGCGCGCGACCGAAGCGCTCGAAGATGAGCGCCTGCTTCTCGCGGGGAATGCCCACGCCCTGGTCCTGCACGACGAGGTGCACGCCCGTGTCGCCATCGCGCAGGAGGCGCACCCGCACCTGTCCGCCCTCCGGGGAGTAGCGGATGGCGTTGGACAGGAGGTTGGTCAGCACCTGATCCACGCGTCCCCGGTCCCACGTCCCTTCCAGTGACTCGGGGCCCTCCACCGTCAGCTCGTGCGCCTGGGACAGCACGGCCATGCGGTCGCGTGTTTCGTTCACCAGCGTGCGCAGGTCGAACCGCTCCAGCTCCAACGACAAGCGGCCCGCTTGCAGTCGGCTGATGTCGAGCAGGTCCTCCACCAGCTTCGCCATGCGGTCGATCTGCCGGTTGATGATCTTCAGCGACTTGCCCGGCCCGGCCTCGGTCTGTCCGCCCAGCTTGAGCAGCGCGAGGTGCGCGTGGCCCTTGGCCGCGGCCAGGGGAGTGCGCAGCTCGTGGCTCGCGGCGGCGAGGAAGGCGTCCTTGGCCTCGCTGGCCAGCCGCAGCGCCGTCTCCGCGCGCTGGCGCTCGGTGATGTCGCGCGCCACGGAGATGAAGCGGCCGGGGCCGGGGCCCTCCTCGCCAGGGACGAACTGGAGCATCACCTCCACCGGCGCCTCCGAGCCATCCCGACGCCGGTGCGTGGTGGTGTACGTCTGCGAGGGCAGCGTGCCGGACATGAGCGGCGCGAGGAGCTTGCGAAAGCCCTCTTCGTCGAAGGCGCTCTCCACGTCGAGGATGCCCAGGCCCACCAACTCCTCGACGGAACTGTTGAGCTGTCGGGCTGCGCCCACGTTGGCATAGGTGAGCGTCAGCGAGTCCGGCGAGAACATGAGGACGCAGTCGAGCGTGGCGTCCAGCGTGGCCTTGAAGCGCTCCAAGGACTGCTCGGCGCGGCGCTTGTCGTCGATGTCCGTGGCCACGGCGAGCCACCCCGCCACCCGGCCGTCCTCGTCCCGCTCCGGCACCGCACGCGCCATGTGCCAGCGATACACGCCATCGAAGCGCTTGAGGCGGAACTCCCGCTCCACGCGCAGGCCATGGCGCACGGCCTGGGTCCACGTGGTGCGCAGCAGGTCGCGATCCGCGGGGTGGACATCCTCCAGGAACGCGGACAGCGACAGGTTCCGCTCCTCGTGCCGCCCGGTGTACTCGCGCCAGGCGCGGTTCGCGTACGTGAGCGTTCCATCCGCGCGCGCGGCCCACATCGCCTCGGGCAGGGACTCGGTGAGCCGGCGGTAGCGCAGCTCACTCCGTTGCTCCAGCGCCTCGCGCTCGCGCTGACGCAGCAGCGCGCCCTGGCGTTGGAGCTGCTGCTCCTTGAGGAACAGGTCCACGAAGACGCTCACCTTGGAGCGGAGGATCTCCGGGTCGAACGGCTTGAGGAGATAGTCCACCGCGCCGTGCGCGTAGCCCTTGAAGACGTGCTCCGCGTCGCGGCTGAGCGCGGTGAGGAAGATGATGGGCGTCGTGCGGGTGCGCGCGCGCTGTTTGATCAGCGTGGCCGTCTGGAAGCCATCCATGCCCGGCATCTGCACGTCCATGAGGATGACGGCGAAGTCCCGATGGAGCAGGTGCTTGAGCGCTTCCTCGCCGCTCGTGGCGCGCACGAGGTCCTGCCCCAAGGGCTCGAGGATGGCCTCGAGCGCGAGCAGGTTGGACGGATGGTCATCCACCAACAGGATGCTGGCGCGAGGCACCGCGGGGGGACCGCCCGCGCCTTCCTGGCTGTGTTCATTGGGCGTCATACCCACCCTCAGGCGCTCACCCACAGACGAATGAGTTCCAGCAGCTTGTCGGTGTCCACGGGCTTGGGCAGGTAGTCGCTGGCCCCCGCGGCCATGCACTTCTCCCGGTCATCCTTCAGCGCCTTCGCGGTGACGGCGATGATGGGCAGGCTGGCGTAACGGGGGTCCTTCCGGATGGCACGCATGGTTTCGTACCCGTCCAGCTCCGGCATCATCACGTCCATCACCACCACATCCACGTCACGGTGCTGCTCCAACATTTCAATGGCGGCACGCCCGTTCTCCGCGAACGAGACCTGCATGCCGTGGTTCTCCAGCACGCTGGTGAGGGCGAAGATGTTGCGCATGTCATCGTCCACCACGAGCACCTTGCGGCCCGCGAGCGTGGCGTCGCCCTCGTCCCGGTGCGCGAGCGCGGCGCGGGCGCGGGCAGGCAGGTTCTCGTCCAGGCGGTGGAGGAAGAGCGCGGTATCGCCGAGGAGCTGGTCCGGGCTCTTGAGCCCGCTCTTGAGGATGACGCTGCCGGTGTAGCGGCGCAGCTTGGCCTCGTCCTTGGGCGTGAGTTCGCGGCCGGTGTAGACGACGACGGGCAGGTCGCGGAAGCGCGACTGGGTCTTCACCTCCTCCAGCAGCCGCATGCCGTCCATGTCGGGCAGGAGCAGGTCGATGACGAGGCAGTCGAACTCTGCTTCCTCCAACTTGCGCAGCGCCTCCGCGCCCGTGGCCACGGCCGTCACCTCCACGTCCCCGCCTTCGCTGAGCAACTTCACCAGGCTGTCGCGCTGCACGTCGTCGTCCTCGATGACGAGCAGGTGGCGCGTCTTGCGTTCGAGGAAGCGCGAGAGCTGGCCGAAGGCGCGCTCCAGGCCCTCCTTGCTCACGGGCTTGGTGAGGTAGCCGAAGGCGCCCTGGGCGTTGCCCAGGTTCTTGTCCATCACGCTGATGATGTGGACGGGGATGTGGCGCGTGCGCGGGTTGCGCTTGAGGCGATCCAACACGCTCCAGCCGTCCACCACGGGCAGCTGGATGTCCAGGGTGATGGCGTGCGGCTGGAACTCGTTGGCCATGGACAGGCCGCTGTCACCTCGCGTGGCCACCAGGGCCTTGAAGCCCTTCTCGCGCGCCATCTGCACCATGATGCGAGCGAACTTCAGGTCGTCCTCGATGATGAGCAGGACGCGGTCCCCCTCGCGGATGTGCTCGCGGTCGTCCTCCACCGCGGCGAGGGGAGGCATCACGTCCGCGTGCGGAGGGAGCGCGGTCTCCACCACGTCCGGCGCGGCGGACGGCCCGGGCGGCACGACGGGCGGCTCGCTCACGCGCGGCGGCTCGGGCAGGCCATCCTCCTCCGGGCCCTGGTAGTCCTGCGGCAGGAACAGGGTGAAGGTGCTGCCCTTGCCCGACTCGCTGCGCACGTGGATTTCGCCGCCGAGGAGCTTGGCGATCTCCCGGCTGATGGACAGGCCCAGGCCGGTGCCGCCGTACTTGCGCGCGGTGGAGCCGTCCGCCTGCTGGAACGCCTCGAAGATGAGGCGCTGCTTGTCGCGCGCGATGCCGATGCCCGAGTCCTCCACCTCGAAGGCGAGGACGGTGGGCGCGCGCAGGAGCACCTCGTGGTCGAAGCGCGTGGTGGGCTCGGCGCGCTTCACGGTGAGCTTCACGCCCCCCGAGTCCGTGAACTTGAAGGCGTTGGACAACAGGTTCTTCAGCACCTGCTGGAGGCGCTGTGGATCGGTGCGGATGTGGCGCGGCGCGCCGGGCTGCACGTCCACCGTGAAGTCGAGCCCCTTCTGCTCGGCCACGGGACGGAAGCCGCGGTCGAGGAACTGGTTGAGGTCCGCGAGCACGATGTCCCGGGGCTCCACCTGCATCTTCCCCGCCTCCACCTTGGAGAGGTCGAGGATTTCATTGATGAGGCTGAGCAGGTCCCCACCCGAGGTGTAGATGGTGTTGGCGTACTCCACCTGCTTGCTGCTGAGGTTCCCCTCGCGGTTGTCCGCCAGCAGCTTGGCCAGGATGAGCAGCGAGTTGAGCGGCGTGCGCAGCTCGTGGCTCATGTTGGCGAGGAACTCGCTCTTGTACTTGGAGATGATGGTGAGCTGCGCGGCCTTGTCCTCCAGGCTCACGCGGGCCAGCTCCACCTCGCGGTTCTTCTCCTCCACGCGGGCGTTCTGGTCCTCCAGTTCGACCGCCTTCTCCTCCAGCTCGATGTTGGTGCGCTTGAGCTCCTGCTGCTGGAGCGTGAGCTCCTGCGACTGGCTCTGGAGTTCGTGCGTGAGGCGCTGCGACTCGGACAGGAGCTGCTCCGTGCGCATGTTCGCCATGATCATGTTGAGGACCACGCCGATGCTCTCGGTGAGCTGA is a window of Myxococcaceae bacterium JPH2 DNA encoding:
- a CDS encoding response regulator, which produces VGVEGKLGAQAEVPGVAGTWKDLTNNVNLMANNLTAQVRNIAEVSTSVANGDLSKKITVDAKGEVLELKSTVNTMVDQLRGFASEVTRVAKEVGTEGKLGGQAAVPGVAGVWKDLTDNVNVLAGNLTDQVRNIALVTTAVANGDLSQKISVEARGEMLELKSTINTMVDQLRAFASEVTRVAKEVGTEGKLGGQAVVKDVAGVWKDLTDNVNSMASNLTSQVRNIALVTTAVANGDLSKKITVDARGEILELKNTVNTMVDQLNSFASEVTRVAREVGTEGKLGGQADVKGVSGVWKDLTDNVNFMASNLTTQVRGIVRVVTAVATGDLRQKLVVEAKGEVAALAETINNMTDTLGTFADQVSSVAREVGVEGKLGGQARVPGVAGTWKDLTDNVNFMASNLTTQVRGIVRVVTAVANGDLTQKLIVDAKGEVAALAETINNMTDTLGTFAEQVSTVAREVGIEGKLGGQARVPGARGTWRQLTDNVNQLAGTLTSQLRAISDVATAVTKGDLTRSITVSAEGEVAALKDNINQMIVNLRETTQKNQEQDWLKTNLAKFSGMMQGQKSLDAVSRLIMSELTPLVSAHHGAFFLVDKDGGQPTLKLTSTYAYRERKSLTNRFRLGEGLVGQCALERKTILLTQVPADYITISSGLGEAAPLNIIVLPVLFEGEIKAVIELASFHPFSTIHQLFLDQLTESIGVVLNMIMANMRTEQLLSESQRLTHELQSQSQELTLQQQELKRTNIELEEKAVELEDQNARVEEKNREVELARVSLEDKAAQLTIISKYKSEFLANMSHELRTPLNSLLILAKLLADNREGNLSSKQVEYANTIYTSGGDLLSLINEILDLSKVEAGKMQVEPRDIVLADLNQFLDRGFRPVAEQKGLDFTVDVQPGAPRHIRTDPQRLQQVLKNLLSNAFKFTDSGGVKLTVKRAEPTTRFDHEVLLRAPTVLAFEVEDSGIGIARDKQRLIFEAFQQADGSTARKYGGTGLGLSISREIAKLLGGEIHVRSESGKGSTFTLFLPQDYQGPEEDGLPEPPRVSEPPVVPPGPSAAPDVVETALPPHADVMPPLAAVEDDREHIREGDRVLLIIEDDLKFARIMVQMAREKGFKALVATRGDSGLSMANEFQPHAITLDIQLPVVDGWSVLDRLKRNPRTRHIPVHIISVMDKNLGNAQGAFGYLTKPVSKEGLERAFGQLSRFLERKTRHLLVIEDDDVQRDSLVKLLSEGGDVEVTAVATGAEALRKLEEAEFDCLVIDLLLPDMDGMRLLEEVKTQSRFRDLPVVVYTGRELTPKDEAKLRRYTGSVILKSGLKSPDQLLGDTALFLHRLDENLPARARAALAHRDEGDATLAGRKVLVVDDDMRNIFALTSVLENHGMQVSFAENGRAAIEMLEQHRDVDVVVMDVMMPELDGYETMRAIRKDPRYASLPIIAVTAKALKDDREKCMAAGASDYLPKPVDTDKLLELIRLWVSA
- a CDS encoding PAS domain S-box protein; this translates as MTPNEHSQEGAGGPPAVPRASILLVDDHPSNLLALEAILEPLGQDLVRATSGEEALKHLLHRDFAVILMDVQMPGMDGFQTATLIKQRARTRTTPIIFLTALSRDAEHVFKGYAHGAVDYLLKPFDPEILRSKVSVFVDLFLKEQQLQRQGALLRQREREALEQRSELRYRRLTESLPEAMWAARADGTLTYANRAWREYTGRHEERNLSLSAFLEDVHPADRDLLRTTWTQAVRHGLRVEREFRLKRFDGVYRWHMARAVPERDEDGRVAGWLAVATDIDDKRRAEQSLERFKATLDATLDCVLMFSPDSLTLTYANVGAARQLNSSVEELVGLGILDVESAFDEEGFRKLLAPLMSGTLPSQTYTTTHRRRDGSEAPVEVMLQFVPGEEGPGPGRFISVARDITERQRAETALRLASEAKDAFLAAASHELRTPLAAAKGHAHLALLKLGGQTEAGPGKSLKIINRQIDRMAKLVEDLLDISRLQAGRLSLELERFDLRTLVNETRDRMAVLSQAHELTVEGPESLEGTWDRGRVDQVLTNLLSNAIRYSPEGGQVRVRLLRDGDTGVHLVVQDQGVGIPREKQALIFERFGRAHGSKYGGLGLGLTISQGIVEQHGGRIWVESAGVLGKGSAFHVWLPRETVAPSPHLGNGPPPAS